The DNA region ACGTGCTGCGCGTGATCAACGAGCCCACCGCCGCCGCGCTCGCGTACGGCCTGGAGCGCAAGGGCAACGAGACCGTTCTCGTCTTCGACCTGGGTGGCGGCACCTTCGACGTGACTATCCTGGAGCTGGGCGACGGCGTGTTCGAGGTGAAGTCCACCTCCGGCGACACGCACCTCGGCGGCGCGGACTTCGACCAGCGGATCGTGAACTGGCTCGCCACCGAGTTCCAGAAGGAACACAACTTCGACCTGCGCAAGGACCCCCAGGCCCTTCAGCGCCTGATCGAGGCCGCCGAGAAGGCCAAGATCGAGTTGAGCAACGCCTCCGAGACCACGATCAGCCTCCCCTTCATCACCTTCGACCCCGAGACGCGCACCCCGCAACACCTGGAGCGCACGCTGACCCGCGCCAAGTTCGAGGAGCTGACCGCCGACCTGCTGCGCCGTGTGCGCCAGCCCGTCGAGCAGGCCCTGTCGGACGCCAAGCTCAGCGCGAACCAGATCGACGAGGTGATCCTGGTCGGCGGCTCGACCCGCATCCCCGCCGTCAAGCGCATCGTGCAGGACCTCACCGGCAAGACGCCCAACGAGTCGGTCAACCCCGACGAGGCCGTGGCGCTGGGTGCCGCCGTGCAGGCGGGCATTATCCAGGGCGACTCGTCCCTGGGTGACATCGTTCTCGTGGACGTGACGCCGCTGACGCTGGGCGTGGAGGTCAAGGGCGGCATGGTCGCGCCGATGATCACCCGCAACACGACGATTCCCGCCAAGAAGACCGAGATCTATACCACCGCCGAGAACAACCAGCCCGGCGTGGAGATCGTGGTCCTTCAGGGCGAGCGCCCGATGGCCGCCGACAACAAGTCTCTCGGCCGCTTCAAGCTCGAAGGGATTCCGCCCATGCCCGCCGGTCGCCCGCAGATCGAGGTGACCTTCGACATCGACGCGAACGGCATCCTGCACGTGACCGCCAGGGAGAAGACCAGCGGCAAGGAAGCCTCCATCCGCATCGAGAACACCACGACCCTCGACAAGGGTGACGTGGACCGGATGGTGCGCGAGGCCGAGCAGAACGCCGAGGCCGACCGCAAGCGCCGCGAACGGGTCGAGAAGCGCAACAACCTCGACTCTCTGCGCGTCCAGGCCCTCGGCCAGATCGAGGAGAACCAGGGTGCTCCTCAGGAGGCCAAGGACCGCCTGCAGGCCGCCGCGACCGAGGCCGAGGAGGCCGTGCGCAGTGACGACGACGCCCGCATCGAGGCGGCCCAGAAGCGGCTGGAGGAGGAACTGCGCTCCTTCATGACTGCGGGCCAGGGCGGACAGGGTGGCGGGCAGGACGGCCCCCAGGGCGGCGCGGGACGGCAGCAGGAAGACGACGTGATCGACGCGGACTTCAAGCCCGCCCAGTAACGTCCGCTCCAGACATAGAACCCAAGGGGAGAGGACGGCCAGCGTGCCCCCTCTCCCCTATCCTTGACCGATGTTCAGAAGGCGAGGCCCGACCATGACCAACAACGACGATCTCAAGAACACGAACGAGCAGGCGACCCAGGACAAGCACGACACCCGCGCCGACACGAAGACCATCGACGCCGACCTCCAAGGCGCCGAGACCGACAACACGGACGAGGACGCCGAACTGGGCGGCTTCGACGAGAACATGTTCGGCCAGGTGCAGGAGATGATGGCGCGGCTGGAGCGCGTAGGCGAGCTGGAGAAGGAGAACGCCGACCTGAGGGGGCGCCTGGGCCGACTCGCCGCCGACTTCGAGAGCTACCGCCGCCGCACCCAGGAGGACGTGCAGGCCGCCCAGAGCCAGGGCGTCGCCCGGGCCGCCGAGGCGCTGATGCCCGTCTACGACGACCTCGACCGCGCGGTGAGCATGGGCAGCGGCGACGCCTCCAAGCTCATCCCCGGCGTGCAGGCCGTCCAGGCGACCGTGCTGCGCGTCTTCGGCAATCTGGGTCTGGAGGCGACGGGTAAGGAGGGCGAGACCTTCGACCCGCAGTGGCACGAGGCGCTGCAAGTCGTGCCCGGCGAAGGTGACGACGTGATCGTGCAGGTCTACCAGCCCGGCTTCCGGATGGGAGACCGCCTGGTGCGCCCGGCGCGGGTGGTGGTGAGCAAGAAGCAGTAAGCGGTCAGCCTTCAGCTCCCAGCAGGACTGGGGCGAAGGCTGTTCGCCGAGGGCTGACGGCTGAAAGCTGAGGGCTCCCTATGGCATACAAGGACTACTACGACGTCCTCGGCGTCTCGCGCGGCGCCTCGGACGCGGACATCAAGAGCGCGTACCGCAAGCTTGCCAAGACTTACCATCCGGACAAGAACCAGGGCGATGAGAGGGCCGCCGAGAAGTTCAAGGAGATCGGCGAGGCGTACGCGGTGCTCTCCGACCCGGAGAAGCGCAGGCTGTACGACCAGTTCGGGCACACCGGGCAGGTGCCGCCGGGCTACGGCGACGCGGGCAACTTCCAGGGCGGCGACTTCGCGGGCTTCGACCCCAGCCAATTCAGCGATTTCTTCCAGGGCTTATTCGGCATGGGGGGACGGCGCGGCGGTGGTTTTCAGGGTGGGGGCGGCTTCTCGGGGGGGCAGGTGAATCTCGAAGACCTGCTCGGCGGCATCGGCGGCACCCAGGGGCGGAGATTCGTGCAGAACGTGGAGGGCGAGCTTCAGGTCACGCTGGAGGAGGCTTACGGCGGCTCGGACGAGGTGATCAACGTGGACGGCAAGAGGTTGAGCCTGCGGGTGCCCGCCGGGACCCGGGACGGCAGCCGCCTGCGCCTCGCCGGGCAGGCCCCGGGGGGCGGCGACGTGCTGCTCACCATCCGGGTGCTCGAAGACGCCCGCTTCGACCTCGACGGCGACGACCTGATCACCACGGTGGACGTGCCCGCACCCGTGGCCGCCCTCGGCGGGGAGGTGACGGTGCAGACGCTCGGCGGCAGCGGCAACCTCAAGGTTCCGGCCGGAAGCAGCGGGGGCCGCCGGATGAGGCTACGCGGGCAGGGCTGGCCGAAGAAGGACGGCACGCGCGGGGACCTCTACGTGCGGCTGAACCTCACCGTGCCCAAGGACCTCGGCGACGAGGAGCGGGAGCTGTACCGCCGCCTGCGCGACCTGCGGAGGTAACCGGGCCGAAGGACGAGGGCGATTCCTCTTCTTGAAGTGCTGGTTCTTGAAGTGCTGGACAAAAGAACGCCGTCATGCTGAACGGGGCATGCCCTCCTTGTTCAGGGGAGCCCTTCTCTTCAGCATGACGGCTCTTGTCGTGTCACCTGGCCTGGGCTTGTCCGCCGCGTCGTCCGTCGTAATCCTGCCGCGCGACGAGCACGGCGCCCATGTTGTTCTGGGCCCACCTCCCCAGGTCGGTGACGATGCCTTCCAGGCTCGCACCCAGGTCGGTCAGGCGGTACTCGGTTCGGGGCGGCACGACGGGGTACGCGGTCCTCGCCACCAGACCGTTGCGCTCCAGGTCGCGCAGGGTCTGGGTGAGCATCTTCTGCGAGATGCCGTCTACCGCCTGTTCCAGCTCGCTGTAGCGCAGCGTCCCTGCGCGCAGGGCGTACAGCACGAGCACGCTCCACTTGCCTGTGACCATCTCCAGCACGCCCTGGCTGGGGCAGTGCCTGCTCAAGACGTCGGCGGCTTGTTCGGTCATGTTCCCCATATACCACGTGTCTCCCACTAACGCACCAGAAGGTAGGTACTTTACAAAACACACTGCTTGGCCGTAAGGTGCCTCCATCCGGCCACAAGGTCGCGAAAGGAGCCCCATGAAAGTTCTCGTCACCACCCCCAACGGCAAGGTCGGCCAGGAGGTCGTTCGTCAGCTTCAGGAGCGAGGCGTGGAGGTCCGCGTCGGGGCACACACCGTGGACAAGGCGCGGCAGGCTTTTCCCGGTGCGGAGGTCGTGCCCTTCGATTACGCGGACGAGGCAAGCGTGAGGGAAGCCCTGCGGGGCGTGGACGCCCTGTACCTGGCCTCGCCCGGCGACATGCCCGCCGAACCCGTGAAGCGCGTGGTGGACCTCGCGCGGGAGGCGGGCGTGGGACAGATCGTGCGCCTGAGCGCGATGGGCGCCCAGCACAGCGACAACCCGCTGCGTGAGGTCGAGCGGCACATCGAGGCGTCGGGGGCTCACTGGACCTTCCTGCGCCCCTCTTGGTTCATGCAGAACTACTCGACCATGTACGCGGACATGCTCCGGGGCGGCGCCCTGTACGAGCCCGCAGGCGACGGCAAGACGAGTTTCGTGGACGCGCGGGACATCGCGGCGGTCGCGGTGGCGGCGCTCACCGGGGAAGGGCACGCGGGGCAGGCCTACACGATCACGGGCCCGCAGGCCCTGGACCGCGACGAGGTGGCGGCGGCCATCTCGGGCGCGACCGGGAGGGACGTGCGGTACGTGCCCATCAGCGACGAGCAGCTTCAGGAGACGATGCGCGCCGGGGGCGCCCCCGAGGCCTACGTGGGGCTGATGTCGGCCCTGTACGGCGCCGTGCGCGGGGGGCACTCGGCAGAGGTGACGGACGACGTGCGGCGCGTCACCGGCCGTGATCCCATCCCCTTCACGCAGTTCGCCCGCGACCACGCGGACGTGTGGGCGGGGGAACTGAAGGAAGCCTGACCGGACCACCCGGGGGCTCATGGGCGGGCTGGTCGTCTGACGAGCGAGGTGAGACGTGAGACCAGGCGCCGAGGGCAGACAAGCGGCCCGCGCCGTTGCGCTCGGTGTCCTAACTGTTGTGGTTGTCGCTGGGCACACTCACACCCTGGAGGGCCTGTTCGTCCGCGTTCCCGCTTGCCCGCACGGCAAGGTCACCGATGCTGACGATACCCACGACCCGCCCGTTCTCGGTGACCGGCAGGCGACGCAGTTGCTGGCGCCCCATCTCGTCGGCGGCGTCCTCCACGGAGGTGTCCGCGTCCATCGTGAACACGTCCCCGGTCGTGTAGTCGGTGACCGCCGTGCCGGAGTCGTGCCCGTAGGCGACCGCCCGGATCACGATGTCGCGGTCGGTGATGATGCCCGTCGGGCGGTCGCCCTCCATGACGAGCACCGCACCGATGTCCTGCTCCAGCATCAGGGTGGCGACCTCCTTGAGTGTCGCCTGCGGGTCCACGGTCACGGGGTTGGGCGTCATGATGTCTCGAAGAGTAGGCATAGCTGAACCGTAATCCCTGGAGGCCTCCCCTCTCGTGGGAACTTGCTAAAGGGGGACACGAAGAGGGGAGGCGGCCGCGCTGGCCCCTCCCCCAACTCCCGGCTGACCACTTACCGCATCAGCCAGTCGAAGCTCGTCTTCATCAGGGTGGCCCGGCTCTGCGGGCTCAACCCCTCCAGCCCGAAGCCCATGTTGACCGTGCGGTACTTGCCCGCGTCGTTCGCCACGATGGCTCCGGCGTTCTCGCCCGCGTTCTGGGCGGTGACGCGGGGGCGCTGAGTCGGCTGCTGGCCCTGGAACACCTGCCGCAAGATGGAGCCGACCACGTTGGCGGCGAGGCGCTCGACGAGCCCGCGCGGGTCCTGCACCTTCTGCTGGGCGCGGCTGCGGTTCTGGTCCACCCGGATGCTCTGGGCGTTGATCGTGCCCGCGTTGGCGTTCGCGCTGCCCCAGCCCGCGACGACCTGCGAACCGCTCAGGTCGGCGATCACGTCGGGGTAGTACTGGTTCCTGGCGCTGCCGTCGGCGTTCAGGGTGAAGGCCGTGTTGCCGAAGGCCCCGCGCGTCACGAATTTCGGCGTGCCGCCGCTGTCGGCGACGAAACGGGTCCTCAGCGTGTCGCGGTAGAAGTCGCTCGTGCCGATGTCGTAGCCGATGTCCTGCCCGGTCACGAGGAGGCGCCCGCCGCCCGCGAGGTACTGGCGCAGCGTGTTCTGGTCCTGGGCGGTGATCGTGTTCTGGTACTGCTCACCGGTCGCCCAGACCACGATGTCGGCCTGCCCCATCTCGCTCAGGGGCACGGGGCCCTGGGTCTGCACGTTCCAGACGAAGGCCCCGCCGGAGGCCGCGTTCGCCTTGATCGCCTCGCGCAGCGCGTTCGTCACGTCGGTGCCCTGCCCCGCGTCGTCGTCCACGAGGAGGACGGAGGGCTTCTTGCCCGCGCTCGGGGCGGGCGTGGGCGCGGGCGCGGGGGCCGGGGTGGGAGCAGGCGCCGGAGCCGAGCCCCCCGGCTGCACGTCGCGGATGAAGCACGCCTTCTTCACGTTGACGATGGGATCGAC from Deinococcus aetherius includes:
- a CDS encoding DnaJ C-terminal domain-containing protein, giving the protein MAYKDYYDVLGVSRGASDADIKSAYRKLAKTYHPDKNQGDERAAEKFKEIGEAYAVLSDPEKRRLYDQFGHTGQVPPGYGDAGNFQGGDFAGFDPSQFSDFFQGLFGMGGRRGGGFQGGGGFSGGQVNLEDLLGGIGGTQGRRFVQNVEGELQVTLEEAYGGSDEVINVDGKRLSLRVPAGTRDGSRLRLAGQAPGGGDVLLTIRVLEDARFDLDGDDLITTVDVPAPVAALGGEVTVQTLGGSGNLKVPAGSSGGRRMRLRGQGWPKKDGTRGDLYVRLNLTVPKDLGDEERELYRRLRDLRR
- a CDS encoding nucleotide exchange factor GrpE, with the protein product MTNNDDLKNTNEQATQDKHDTRADTKTIDADLQGAETDNTDEDAELGGFDENMFGQVQEMMARLERVGELEKENADLRGRLGRLAADFESYRRRTQEDVQAAQSQGVARAAEALMPVYDDLDRAVSMGSGDASKLIPGVQAVQATVLRVFGNLGLEATGKEGETFDPQWHEALQVVPGEGDDVIVQVYQPGFRMGDRLVRPARVVVSKKQ
- a CDS encoding CBS domain-containing protein codes for the protein MPTLRDIMTPNPVTVDPQATLKEVATLMLEQDIGAVLVMEGDRPTGIITDRDIVIRAVAYGHDSGTAVTDYTTGDVFTMDADTSVEDAADEMGRQQLRRLPVTENGRVVGIVSIGDLAVRASGNADEQALQGVSVPSDNHNS
- a CDS encoding SDR family oxidoreductase, with translation MKVLVTTPNGKVGQEVVRQLQERGVEVRVGAHTVDKARQAFPGAEVVPFDYADEASVREALRGVDALYLASPGDMPAEPVKRVVDLAREAGVGQIVRLSAMGAQHSDNPLREVERHIEASGAHWTFLRPSWFMQNYSTMYADMLRGGALYEPAGDGKTSFVDARDIAAVAVAALTGEGHAGQAYTITGPQALDRDEVAAAISGATGRDVRYVPISDEQLQETMRAGGAPEAYVGLMSALYGAVRGGHSAEVTDDVRRVTGRDPIPFTQFARDHADVWAGELKEA
- the dnaK gene encoding molecular chaperone DnaK produces the protein MPKAVGIDLGTTNSVIAVMEGGRPEVIVNAEGSRTTPSVVAFKGDERLVGQIARRQAALNPQATLFEVKRFIGRRWDEVHEEAARSPFKVKEGPGGSVRIEVSGKDYAPEQVSAEVLRKLVQDASAKLGEKIKDVVITVPAYFDNSQREATKQAGEIAGLNVLRVINEPTAAALAYGLERKGNETVLVFDLGGGTFDVTILELGDGVFEVKSTSGDTHLGGADFDQRIVNWLATEFQKEHNFDLRKDPQALQRLIEAAEKAKIELSNASETTISLPFITFDPETRTPQHLERTLTRAKFEELTADLLRRVRQPVEQALSDAKLSANQIDEVILVGGSTRIPAVKRIVQDLTGKTPNESVNPDEAVALGAAVQAGIIQGDSSLGDIVLVDVTPLTLGVEVKGGMVAPMITRNTTIPAKKTEIYTTAENNQPGVEIVVLQGERPMAADNKSLGRFKLEGIPPMPAGRPQIEVTFDIDANGILHVTAREKTSGKEASIRIENTTTLDKGDVDRMVREAEQNAEADRKRRERVEKRNNLDSLRVQALGQIEENQGAPQEAKDRLQAAATEAEEAVRSDDDARIEAAQKRLEEELRSFMTAGQGGQGGGQDGPQGGAGRQQEDDVIDADFKPAQ
- a CDS encoding winged helix-turn-helix transcriptional regulator; this encodes MTEQAADVLSRHCPSQGVLEMVTGKWSVLVLYALRAGTLRYSELEQAVDGISQKMLTQTLRDLERNGLVARTAYPVVPPRTEYRLTDLGASLEGIVTDLGRWAQNNMGAVLVARQDYDGRRGGQAQAR